The DNA sequence ATCAAAGTATTCTACAGCGTTGTTGTAGCTGATGTTTGTGATCAGCTTTTCAAGTAACTTGGCATCATTCGGGATTTCTCCACGTTCCACGAGATCACCGATGAAATCACAAAGGATGCGGCGGAAATACTCATGACGCGTATAGGAGATGAAGCTTCTTGAATCTGTCAGCATGCCGACAAAATTCATCAACAAACCTGCTTCGGATAAAGATTTCAATTGTTTCAGCATGCCGTACTTGGTGTCGTTGAACCACCAACCGGAACCCATCTGAACTTTGCTCTTGATGCCTTTATCGTTCACTTGGAAGTTCGTTATTGCCGTTCCCACCAAGTCGAAATAAGTAGGGTCAAGGTTATAAGCGATGAATTTAGGCAATTCATTCGTCAGGTCCATTGCACCAAGCAGATTGTTCAAAGCATAGGATACGTTCGGTTGATCCTGGATGGAATCGAAGCCCGCATCCGCGCCTAATTTAGCAAACATGCGCTTATTGTTGTTGCGGATAGCGCCGAAGTGCAATTGCATCACGAAGTCTTTTGCAGCATAGATTTTGCCCAATTCCACCAACAAGCGTGTTTGGTATTTTGCATATTCCGCTTCCGAGATGCTGTCCCCTGCGATCGCTTTGGCATAGATAGCTTCAATCTCTTCATCCGTAGCTTCAGCATAGTAGATTTGGGATAAACCGTGGTCGGAAACATTCGAACCATGATCCGCAAAATATTGGATCCGCTCTTCCATTCCGTCCAACAACTCAGCGAATGTCGTCATTTCTTTGCCTGTCGCCTCTTGCATTTTTCCGATGAATCCAGCAAACTTGGCTGCTTCCTGGATAGCGAAAGCTTCATCTGGACGGAAACCAGGAACGACGGCCACATCGAATGTCTCGTCTTCAGCGATTGCTTTGTGCCATTCCAACGTATCCGTTGGGTTGTCTGTCGTACAAATGAAGGTGACGTTGGAATTTTTGATCAATTGTCGTGCTGTCAGCTTTTCTTCTTTCAACACGCGGTTGCATTCCGCATAGATTTCCTTCCAGTTGGCACTGGTAAGTGTTTCTTCTATATGGAAGTACTTTTTCAATTCCAAAGCTGTCCAGTGGAACAAGGGATTCCCTACTGCATTTTCAGCAGTGTAGGCCCAAGCTTCAAATTTTTCTTCAGGAGAAGCATTGCCGGTGATTTTTTCTTCCGGAATTCCCATCGCACGCATCGCGCGCCATTTGTAATGATCTCCGCCCAACCATAATTCCGTAATGTTTTCGAACTCATAATCTTCAGCGATCTGTTGCGGGACCAAATGGCAGTGGTAATCGAAGATGGGCATGTTTTCCGCATATTCGTGGTAAAGTTTTTTGGCCGTTTCGGACTGTAACATAAAGTCGTCATGAATAAATGACATGTGAAGAAATCCCCTTCCGAGCTTTATTTTGAAATATCATTGATTATTGCGCTTTGATTTCTGCCAATCGATCGGCAAATTCTTTAGCTGCAGCCGCTACACTGGAGTAGCCGCCTTCTTTAAGGTTTCGTGTCAAGGCACTGCCGACACCGACTGACCAAGCTCCGTTTGCGATCCATTTGTCCATGTTCTCAATGCTTACGCCACCTGATGGCATCACGTCAACCCAAGGAATAGGCCCATGAACGTCTTTGATGAATCCAGGACCCAACAAACCACCCGGGAAAAGCTTCACTACTTCGCATCCAGTTTCCAGAGCCATTTGAATTTCTGTAACAGAACCGCATCCAGGCAAGTATGGAACAGTGTATAGGTTGCACATTCTTGAAATCTTTTCATTAAAGGAAGGGCTTACGATAAATTTCGCTCCGTTCATGATCGAAATTCTCGCAGCGACTTCATCCAATACCGTACCTGCACCTACGACCATATCCGTACCTGCGAATTCATCAGACAGCTTGCGCATAACATTTTCAGCACCCGGTGTCGAAAATGTCACCTCGATGTTCTTGATGCCTCCTTGATAAGCTGCTTTTGAAATCTCATAACCCGCTTCTTCGGAAGCTCCGCGCACTACTGCAAACAGGTAATTCTCTTGTAATTGAGCCAGGGTATCTCTCTTGACGCTCATTTGTCATCCTCCATTCATGGTTTCGCATTGTGGAACTCAGTATCATAACTCGAGTTCATTATAGAATTTACCATCTTTTATGTCAACGAAATTCCATCAGAAATATAAAAATGACCTCCCAATTGTGAAAAATTTGTGGCGTACTCCTGAATGGCCCCAGAAAAAAACAAAAGGATATACAAAAAAACTCCCCACAAACGCATGTATCATGCGCTTCGTGGGGAGTTCCTGCTGTATCGGGCTCAGATCGGAAAGGATCAAAAGTGACCGAGCAACTGTGAAATCTTTGTGGCATACTCCAAAATTTTTCCTGTATAGAAGTCTTTATCGACCATGTCGGACAACGGCAAGGAGATGCTGATCGCGCCTGCGGCAACTTCCCTTGCGCTCGAAAACGCTGCTGCGATGCAGACGATGCCCTCTTCAAACTCCTCATCGTCGAGGGCGTAACCATTCCTTCTGATTTCATCCAGTTCATTGACGAGTTCTTCATAAGTGGTGATCGTGCGTCCGGTCTTCTGTTCCGGAACGATGCTGTCCCAATATTCACGGACGGCAGCATTTTGACGGGTGCTCAGGAGCGCTTTCCCGACCGCAGTGCAATAAAGTGGCGCTTTCGTACCGATCTTTGATTGCATCCGCACACCGCGGGACTCACCATACTTATCGATGTAGAGCACTTCATCATTGTCTTCCACAACCAGATGCACGGTCTGTTTCGTATCATCCGACAACTGACGGATCATGCTTTTGGCCACGTTCAAGAAGTCG is a window from the Trichococcus shcherbakoviae genome containing:
- the uxaC gene encoding glucuronate isomerase — translated: MSFIHDDFMLQSETAKKLYHEYAENMPIFDYHCHLVPQQIAEDYEFENITELWLGGDHYKWRAMRAMGIPEEKITGNASPEEKFEAWAYTAENAVGNPLFHWTALELKKYFHIEETLTSANWKEIYAECNRVLKEEKLTARQLIKNSNVTFICTTDNPTDTLEWHKAIAEDETFDVAVVPGFRPDEAFAIQEAAKFAGFIGKMQEATGKEMTTFAELLDGMEERIQYFADHGSNVSDHGLSQIYYAEATDEEIEAIYAKAIAGDSISEAEYAKYQTRLLVELGKIYAAKDFVMQLHFGAIRNNNKRMFAKLGADAGFDSIQDQPNVSYALNNLLGAMDLTNELPKFIAYNLDPTYFDLVGTAITNFQVNDKGIKSKVQMGSGWWFNDTKYGMLKQLKSLSEAGLLMNFVGMLTDSRSFISYTRHEYFRRILCDFIGDLVERGEIPNDAKLLEKLITNISYNNAVEYFDFKK
- a CDS encoding bifunctional 2-keto-4-hydroxyglutarate aldolase/2-keto-3-deoxy-6-phosphogluconate aldolase; translation: MSVKRDTLAQLQENYLFAVVRGASEEAGYEISKAAYQGGIKNIEVTFSTPGAENVMRKLSDEFAGTDMVVGAGTVLDEVAARISIMNGAKFIVSPSFNEKISRMCNLYTVPYLPGCGSVTEIQMALETGCEVVKLFPGGLLGPGFIKDVHGPIPWVDVMPSGGVSIENMDKWIANGAWSVGVGSALTRNLKEGGYSSVAAAAKEFADRLAEIKAQ
- a CDS encoding IclR family transcriptional regulator; translation: MVQKEESNTSTKVQSIDRALSILETLADYPSLSLMELSEKVRLHKATTHRLVNSLMENGYIDRNPDTKQYRISLKMFHLGNKRVHNIDFLNVAKSMIRQLSDDTKQTVHLVVEDNDEVLYIDKYGESRGVRMQSKIGTKAPLYCTAVGKALLSTRQNAAVREYWDSIVPEQKTGRTITTYEELVNELDEIRRNGYALDDEEFEEGIVCIAAAFSSAREVAAGAISISLPLSDMVDKDFYTGKILEYATKISQLLGHF